The region CTTCTTCCATTTCTAAAGTTTTAATATTTTTTATCTCTATCAACTCATCATCCATTCCTAAAGATGGAGTATTTTTAGGCAATCTTAGATTTTCTAAAATTTCATTATAAAGTTTTTCATCTTTTATTTTTAGATATATCGTGTATTTTGGAGAAAAAAGTTTATCTCTTCTAACTACACTTTTTCCCATATTTTTTTTCTCTAAAGTTTTATATGACCATAAATCTTTAGCTCTTCCTCTAATCTCATTTATTACAACTGATACTTCAAATACCTCTTTATCTAAAATCTCAAAAAACTCTTTTTGAGATTTTAATGAGATATTACAAAGCATTCCTATGATAGTAGTTTTTGGTGGAGCTAAAAAACTTTTATGATAAGTTCTAAAAAAAGGTATTCTATATGAATTCATAAGACCTTGTATCTCAAATCTTATAACTTTCATTATTTACTCTTTAATATATCTTTATACTCTTCTATTGCCTTTGCTACAGAAACTACATTTTCAAAGCTATTTTTTATCTCTTCTTCATTTTTGAATATCCCTTTTGATATGCCTATAGTTAGAGATTCTACATCTGTGTCTTCAATAGATTCTTTTATATTTTCAATATTTATATTACCTTCAATATCCACATCCAAGCTATTTAATAAAAATGGATTCCCAGTTTTTTGTTTAGCTATTACTATAAATTTTGGTGAAATATCTTCAAGGTTTCTTGATTGTTTTGCTCCACCATTAAAGTTTTTAATAGCATCTAAAAAGATATTTAATCTAGTATTTTTTTCTTCATTATCTAAAATTTTATTTACATCATAAGTATATTCATCTATTTCATTTCCTATATGAGAAGTATTTACCATAATATTCCCTCTCATAAAATTTAATGTATCTATCTCTATTTGTACAATATTTCCACTTTTTTCATTTTCCTTTTTTGGTTTTTGTTTTCTTGTAAGATAATCATATTCACCTTTATATGGAAGGATAGAGATTAGTGGAGTAACTTTTACAGGAGACCATCTTCTCCCACCATTTGGAAACATATAACCAAAAAGATCAAGATCAATAAATTTTTTATAAGCCAATTCTTTTACATCTTTTAAATTTTTATCAAGATCTATATATTTACCATTTTCATCTCTAAAAGTTGGATTACCATTTTCACTTACTTCTGTAATTCTTTGTCCTAGTTGAAGTAATGTTTCTTTAAAATATCTTCTTAAAGCTTGTCCCGAAACATAAGCATACTCTTCACCATTTGCACTTGTTATTTTTTTCATTTCAGTTATATTTCCACCTGTTCCTTCACTACCATTTAATGATGCCAAATTTACTTTTGTAATATATGCGATATTTAAAAACATTTTTTCTCCTTATTTATTTTGTTGTGATTTTGCATAATTTGTTGCTTTAAATTTATCTATTGCATAGATTGCAATATAATCTCTTATAATTTCCCAATCAGTTTCCAAAATATCAATTACCTCTTCTAAAGACTCATTAAACTCTTTTGAAAACCTTGCTTTTTCTTCATTTTTTAAACTTGCAAATTTTAAATCTTTAAAATACGATAATAATTGTTTATAATTTTTTACATTTCTTAGTTTGAAAAGTAAATCTTTATCCCCCAATTCTGCACAAAAATAACCAATTGACTCTCCTAAAACTTTTGACTTCTCATGTGTACTCATATTTTTCCCTTTCATTATATTTTTTAAATAAATTTTTTCAAACTCATATAAACCTTTACCAAAAGATTTTGATTCATTTTTTAGAATATTAAAACTTGTTGTATAATAATACTTTCTAAGAGATTTAAACTCTAAAAAAGCTTTACACCATTTTTGAAAATTTATATTTATCTCTTTTGAACTTTGTGATAATCCAAATGTCACTATCATATCTGCAAGGTAAATAAAAAGATTACTCTCTTTATCTTTTTGAATATTTGTTTTTGTTTTTTTTAGTTCCTCTAAAAATTGAATAAACTGATATGCTTTTGTATATTCATTTAAAGACTTTTTAAAAGTTCCATCTTCAACATAAATAACAAAAGAAATCTCTTGCAAAGCATTAAAAATCTTTTCTTTTAATTTTTTTATTCTTTTCCCTGCTTTTTCATATTCCTCTTCAATATGACAAATTTTTGAATATAAATACATAAAAAACTTTAACTCAAACTCAATATCACTTTTAGATATATAAAAATTTTTGAATTTTTTCCCAAATATTTCATCATCTTGTAATTGACTATAAAAGTTAATATTTGTATTTGTCGTTATTAAAGTATCATCCTCATCTCTAAAACTATTTTTTTCATCTTTTATTTTTAAATCTCTTTTAAAAATATTTAATGCTTCTATATTAGATGAGTTTGGATAGATAAAAAAAGCAAAGTTAAAATAATGTTGTATTTTTGTACCAAACCAGTAAATTAAAGCTTCCCATTTGTCTATATTATAATTTTTAGATATTTTTATCATATCATGAAAACTTTTTTGCCCATCTTCAAAATTATGAATAGAAGAGTTTAAAGCCAAAAAATCATCTTTTACTAAATATGAAGAAAACTTTTCAATATGTTTTTGTAAAGACGATAATACATAAATTTCCTGCTTTGATTTATCATAATAACACTTCTCTATCTTATACTCATCTTTAGTGTGATTTTCATTTTCTTGTATATATTTTTCTTCTTTTTTTAAAAGTTCTTCTTTTGATATAGATAAATAATCAATATGCACTCTAATCAAAGCATTTTTAGAATCATTACTTCCACCATTTTTTATATTTACTTTTGGGGCTTGAGTGAACTCATTTGTATTTGTATCAAAAAATATTCTTGTATTTTTTTTATTAAAAGTAACTATTTCTTTTTCTTCTAAGAATTTATTTAAAATCTCAAAAAAGATTTTTTCATCTTTGTATTTAAGTTCTAAAAAACTTTTTTCTAATTTAATATCAATATCAAAAGCATACTCTTGTAAGAACTGGTATAAATTTACTAAACCGTTATTAAAAAATACATCTTTTACCGTAAACTTTTTAGAAACAATTTTATCTTTTTGTGTAACATTAAATAAATTTTCTTGAACTACTTCCATAAACAAAACCCTCCACCATAACTTTGCTTCTCACCAAGTCCACAAGCTAAAGCTACAAACGATAACTTCTGACTTACTTCATCTTCATTTGGTGCTATTTTAAACTTATTTCCAAAGAGTCTTACTCTTATGCTTTTATTATCATTTATCTTTTTCATAAAATATATTGATTGTGGTTTTTGATTTTTGATTTCTAGTAGTTGGATAAAGTTTTGTGTTGGTTCTAGTTTTTCATTGTAAAAGTTTTCGTATTTTTTTAGAAGATTTTTTTGAAGTTGTTCTTGCAGTTTTAAGATATCTCCATCTTTATCTACTGTCCAAAATATTGATTTGTTGTTTTCATCTTTTACTGTAGTGATTGTTGGGGTTATTGTATATAGTTCACTTACAAAAAATTGTTTTACTACTTTTTTTGTTGCTTGTAGTACTTGAAAAAAACTGTTGTTTACATTTTCTCTTAATAGTTTTTGTAATTTATAAATAAATTCTTCATCTAGTGCGCGTATCACAAACTCATAAGTGTTTCCTTTTTTATATACCTTGTCTTTTTCTATTGGATAGAAATTCCCAAAACAATAGTTTTTGAAGTCTTTTTCTTCATGTAGCTTTTTCAATACTTCATCTTTTGTAAAACAATAGTTTATATAGCTAGATAAAGCATCAAAGCTATCATTTAGAGGAATCTCTTTTTTTATATATGCGATGCATTTTAGTTCAAAATATTTCAATATTAATCCTTTAAGAAGACTATGTCATTAAATTTAAATATCAAATAATATCCAAAAATAAATTATATTATTTATTTTTAGTTAAGTATAAATAAGCTTTTTCTTTTCATTCTACCTTAGCAAGTTTAGAATGCACAGGTATATTTATCGCATTTATATTTGGTTCTTCGTTATTATGGAAATCAAATTTTAGTTTTACATCTGGTCCAAAGATAAGACAATGGGTTGATCCTCCAAAATGAAACATACCTAACTCTTCACCTTTTTTGATTTTTTGTCCTTTTTTTACTGTAATTTCGCATGATGATACTTCTGCCATTCCTATTGCTATAAAACACATTAAACCAATTTTTGGATTATCTGCCTCAATAAAGATTACAGCTCTTGTGGCAACAGCACTTAAAAAAGGTTGTGAATCGTTTGGTGCGCTTGGGTCTGCTTGTTCTGGGTTTATAAAACCTTGATATCTGTTTTCTAAATAATAGGTTCCATTTACTATAAAAGCTTTTTTTATCTTTCCACTTACAGGAGAGTTCCATCTATGGTAACTTAAAGCGCTTAAAAAGGCTTGATAGACTGTCCCACCTTTAAATTTTTTTGCTAAAGGATCAAAATTCATCATATTTTCTAAAGAATAGGGTTGACCTTTTAACCAAAATTTTGCATCCTCTTGTACATTTTCTACCACTTGTAAAGGAGCAGATTCGCAAGCATTTACTATGATATCATCACCTTTAGCTATTGGTCTTACTCCTTTTTTAAATTTTCTTGTAAAAAAATCATCCCAAGATTTAAAACCATAATATTTGTCATTTGGATTGCACTCAAAAATATCTTCAAATT is a window of Halarcobacter sp. DNA encoding:
- the cas5 gene encoding CRISPR-associated protein Cas5; amino-acid sequence: MKVIRFEIQGLMNSYRIPFFRTYHKSFLAPPKTTIIGMLCNISLKSQKEFFEILDKEVFEVSVVINEIRGRAKDLWSYKTLEKKNMGKSVVRRDKLFSPKYTIYLKIKDEKLYNEILENLRLPKNTPSLGMDDELIEIKNIKTLEMEEECTNKINSIFLDKNISYKAYVKDLSKSIELPTINLIPTKFIAFDKKNKRIPKESNKDFEFSQVEYLNCEIEFAKDIENFVDVELNNKVVFY
- a CDS encoding phosphatidylserine decarboxylase family protein, whose protein sequence is MSHLKKVRAGSWLPNSIGQIDAWIRDLKKEVKKQNAPLIKPIQDFKQMVESDAVLNGLATSMFTEAVIMREKTPLGTPEVKNFDEFLSLLNGIMTQAPQFTECPDKSDDEEPCGLIGFPINALLDWPMATSFGYEFFSNVLVNQQLKKILAYWSEYLVSKDSRKVLIESFPKRTPKVLAWLSEPAKKEMLKVACEAVNVKDQKFCLKQKFEDIFECNPNDKYYGFKSWDDFFTRKFKKGVRPIAKGDDIIVNACESAPLQVVENVQEDAKFWLKGQPYSLENMMNFDPLAKKFKGGTVYQAFLSALSYHRWNSPVSGKIKKAFIVNGTYYLENRYQGFINPEQADPSAPNDSQPFLSAVATRAVIFIEADNPKIGLMCFIAIGMAEVSSCEITVKKGQKIKKGEELGMFHFGGSTHCLIFGPDVKLKFDFHNNEEPNINAINIPVHSKLAKVE
- the cas6 gene encoding CRISPR-associated endoribonuclease Cas6; its protein translation is MKYFELKCIAYIKKEIPLNDSFDALSSYINYCFTKDEVLKKLHEEKDFKNYCFGNFYPIEKDKVYKKGNTYEFVIRALDEEFIYKLQKLLRENVNNSFFQVLQATKKVVKQFFVSELYTITPTITTVKDENNKSIFWTVDKDGDILKLQEQLQKNLLKKYENFYNEKLEPTQNFIQLLEIKNQKPQSIYFMKKINDNKSIRVRLFGNKFKIAPNEDEVSQKLSFVALACGLGEKQSYGGGFCLWK
- the cas7i gene encoding type I-B CRISPR-associated protein Cas7/Cst2/DevR — encoded protein: MFLNIAYITKVNLASLNGSEGTGGNITEMKKITSANGEEYAYVSGQALRRYFKETLLQLGQRITEVSENGNPTFRDENGKYIDLDKNLKDVKELAYKKFIDLDLFGYMFPNGGRRWSPVKVTPLISILPYKGEYDYLTRKQKPKKENEKSGNIVQIEIDTLNFMRGNIMVNTSHIGNEIDEYTYDVNKILDNEEKNTRLNIFLDAIKNFNGGAKQSRNLEDISPKFIVIAKQKTGNPFLLNSLDVDIEGNINIENIKESIEDTDVESLTIGISKGIFKNEEEIKNSFENVVSVAKAIEEYKDILKSK